ACTCTGACCGTCTTAGAGGTCTGATGCGTGGTGGATCACTTTGGAGAGGATGCCGTAATCCATCGCCTCTTTGGTGTCCATCCAGTGATCGCGTTCGATATCTTTCATAACCTTTTCAAGCTTTTGGCCTGTTTGCTCGGAGATGATCCGCGCCAGACGGGCGCGCATGATTTCGATTTGTTCAGCTTGAATCGCAATGTCTGTGACCTTGCCGCCAACGCCGCCAGACGGCTGGTGAATAAGGAAACGGGTGTTTGGCAGGCAAACACGGTCTTCCTTGTCGACCGCGAGGAAAATATGCGTCCCCGCTGAAGCCACCCAGCCTGTGCCCACGATCTTCACCCGCGGCTTGATAAAGCGGATCACATCATGGATCGAATCGCCCGCTTCAACGTGTCCGCCTTGGCTGTTGAGAAAGAGCGTGATGTCGTCGTCGTTGTCTGCCGCGAGCGCCAGAAGTTGGCTTACGACACGGCTCGCCATCTTCTGGTCAATCGCTTCACAGATTAAAATCTGGCGCGCGTCAAACAGCTTTTGGGCGATGCCACCGGCCTTTTTATCGTCGTCTTTTTTATCGTCGTTTTTGTCTTGATCGCTCATAATATGTCCTGTTTTCAGCGTATTAGGTGATGGCTTCGAGGCGTTCTTTAGAGAGTTCGCCTGGCACAATCGTGATGGGGATTTCAAGTGTCCCCGCGTTACGGGTGAGCTGTGTCACAAGCGGGCCAGGGCCCTTTTTGTCTGAGCTTGCGCCCAGAACAAGCACGCCGATTTCATCGTCAGCCTGCACTTGCTTGAGTATTTCAGAGATCGGTTCGCCCTCGCGGATCACAAGTTCAGGGTCCACGCCCTGACGGTCGCGCATCCACTTTGCGAAGACTTCGAAATGCGCATGAATACGCTCCCTTGCCTCTTCGCGCATAATATCTCCAACGCCAATCCAGTGATTGAACTCCTCAGGGGGAATCACCGCGAGAATCTCCACGCCGCCCCCTGATTTGGCTGCCCGCATCGCTGCAAAGCGCATCGCATTCAGGCATTCGCGGCTGTCATCCAGCACCACAAGAAACTTACGCATCATCAGCCTCCCTCATCAGCCCACATCACTGCATAGAATGGCGCAACAGCGGCCTCTGTGCAATGG
This genomic window from Lentibacter algarum contains:
- a CDS encoding ATP-dependent Clp protease proteolytic subunit — protein: MSDQDKNDDKKDDDKKAGGIAQKLFDARQILICEAIDQKMASRVVSQLLALAADNDDDITLFLNSQGGHVEAGDSIHDVIRFIKPRVKIVGTGWVASAGTHIFLAVDKEDRVCLPNTRFLIHQPSGGVGGKVTDIAIQAEQIEIMRARLARIISEQTGQKLEKVMKDIERDHWMDTKEAMDYGILSKVIHHASDL
- a CDS encoding universal stress protein, with translation MRKFLVVLDDSRECLNAMRFAAMRAAKSGGGVEILAVIPPEEFNHWIGVGDIMREEARERIHAHFEVFAKWMRDRQGVDPELVIREGEPISEILKQVQADDEIGVLVLGASSDKKGPGPLVTQLTRNAGTLEIPITIVPGELSKERLEAIT